One genomic region from Anopheles bellator chromosome 2, idAnoBellAS_SP24_06.2, whole genome shotgun sequence encodes:
- the LOC131208406 gene encoding serine-rich adhesin for platelets, whose product MQRTFGGLSAAANRAGVYDGKIAGLYDLEETLGSGHFAVVKLARHVFTGEKVAVKVIEKTKLDEISRAHLFQEVRCMKLVQHPNVVRLYEVIDTQTKLYLILELGDGGDLYDYIMRHEKGLSENVAREYFRQIVRAISYCHQLHVVHRDLKPENVVFFEKLGVVKLTDFGFSNKFCPGQKLETSCGSLAYSAPEILLGDSYDAPAVDVWSLGVILFMLVCGHPPFQEANDSETLTMIMDCKYTMPPHVSDGCRNLISKMLVRAPEKRATLHQIAQDEWLMEGSCGETTENLPLVSREQVSEEDHSLIIQKMINGKIATKEEILEALDRNEYNHITATYFLLAERKLRSHRQEEAQKRKPELTLPVSNSARMQTFKKNDVDEDEDTQGGLLSTTLGMHLSVPRTPGTDSGQTGRSRKCSIVQEEEDDEDDVHCAGHEELSTPLNRRGSRSEGRISVTVQDRIAESERLKLEAKKYQQLEQSKLSSAVDETDSSHHYAGGQSQQMSPLLGGIGNVTLITSENSSTKERLGIAGGGLHRKPMPELKRTVAVPGGGGGAPGASIEPKKTSILKPTLVKIISDSSTGNTNVRSGSFDQCMRNHLSGGGGELVTTKIITDSSTITIPIPTLNIVTASTIPKYKTMPSPTRSNAILTATTNCLNEIFEEGTDVGSSDSTSTTPRPVIRSQYVGGRAPGQMQSTNGTTAVVVGSTGAGGAGSGGGNGAGHNVHRRSRFNKSRTASCSSSDASDDDSENRKKRAHKIVDGGSIKPLTQRRDSHDDSSDSQDPGSNVAGAGGGRQLKNGMNGANTAASSGSGGTGGGGSSTSGQQGAGGGGAQSSDGSSSSGGGGGGGSRQKASQSQVDFRRHRGRRRPVETRLRESQSLNRITEVQESEVGHGGGQLASCSTGVATTPAVVALGAAHGVDATVNGVDGSCDRMAEDDREPRRQDRGASASIASEPASSIRATVGAAKSPAQAKQHAPSKPKGFSARIFHTFKKHPAAAAAVPAVTTAQVLNDPPSTASGDDIEIVVELAKALNNAADGGGTGKAAGGGGGNTKKIKILGRYFQVHKKIYVPLSGLFQRGRLYKAQSCGSIVRDRVNVNPNGGGSGTTGRHSTIFSEKNRIIKNCLGSGGAGGGGGVGGSRHLGSDGDINHNNGASHHHHHSSSFLATLSSSEATGGGGGDGFGSGPSPIEHLVAKGGPSTIDRTSGAAASAVTVSTVTAVPIKTA is encoded by the exons ATGCAGCGAACGTTCGGTGGCCTATCGGCGGCCGCGAACCGGGCTGGCGTGTACGATGGGAAGATCGCCGGGCTGTACGATCTCGAGGAGACGCTCGGGTCGGGCCACTTTGCCGTTGTCAAGCTGGCGCGCCACGTGTTCACCGGCGAGAAGGTGGCCGTGAAGGTGATCGAGAAGACGAAACTGGACGAGATCTCGCGGGCCCACCTGTTCCAGGAAGTGCG CTGCATGAAGCTGGTCCAGCACCCGAACGTCGTCCGGCTGTACGAGGTGATCGACACGCAGACGAAGCTGTACCTTATACTAGAACTCGGCGACGGGGGCGATCTGTACGACTACATTATGCGCCACGAGAAGGGCCTCTCGGAGAATGTGGCCCGCGAGTACTTCCGGCAGATCGTGCGCGCCATCTCCTACTGCCACCAGCTGCACGTGGTCCATCG AGACCTAAAACCGGAGAACGTGGTGTTCTTCGAGAAGCTGGGAGTCGTAAAGCTGACCGACTTTGGGTTTAGCAACAAGTTCTGCCCGGGTCAAAAGCTGGAAACGTCCTGCGGCAGTTTGGCGTACTCAGCGCCGGAAATTCTTCTCGGCGACTCGTACGATGCACCGGCAGTCG ATGTGTGGTCGCTGGGTGTGATACTGTTTATGTTGGTGTGTGGACACCCGCCGTTTCAGGAGGCCAACGACTCGGAAACACTGACAATGATCATGGACTGCAAGTACACGATGCCGCCCCACGTTTCCGATGGATGTCGCAA TCTCATCAGCAAAATGTTGGTGCGCGCCCCGGAGAAGCGAGCCACGTTACATCAGATCGCGCAGGACGAGTGGCTGATGGAGGGCAGCTGCGGGGAGACGACCGAAAATCTGCCGCTGGTCAGCCGCGAGCAGGTCAGCGAGGAGGATCACTCGTTGATCATCCAGAAGATGATCAACGGCAAAATAGCTACCAAAGAGGAAATACTAGA GGCTTTAGATCGTAACGAGTACAATCACATTACGGCGACCTATTTCTTGCTGGCGGAGCGAAAACTGCGATCCCACCGCCAGGAGGAAGCGCAAAAGCGGAAACCGGAGCTGACGTTACCGGTTTCCAATTCCGCACG GATGCAAACTTTTAAGAAAAACGATGTGGACGAGGATGAGGATACGCAGGGTGGACTGCTTTCAACGACACTGGGTATGCACCTGAGTGTGCCGCGGACACCGGGAACTGATTCGGGACAG ACGGGTCGTAGCCGGAAGTGCAGCATCGTGCAGGAGgaggaagacgacgaggatgacgtTCACTGTGCGGGTCACGAGGAACTGTCAACGCCGCTCAACCGCAGGGGATCGCGCTCGGAGGGACGCATCAGCGTGACGGTGCAGGACCGGATAGCGGAATCAGAGCGGCTGAAACTGGAAGCGAAAAAGTATCAACAACTCGAGCAGTCGAAGCTGAGCAGTGCGGTGGATGAAACGGACTCTAGCCACCACTACGCCGGTGGTCAGAGTCAGCAGATGTCGCCGCTGCTCGGTGGTATCGGTAACGTGACGCTCATCACGAGCGAAAACAGTAGCACGAAGGAGCGGCTCGGTATCGCGGGCGGCGGCCTGCACAGGAAACCGATGCCGGAGCTGAAGCGAACGGTGGCAgtgccgggcggcggtggtggcgccccGGGTGCTAGTATCGAGCCGAAGAAGACGTCGATTCTGAAGCCAACGCTGGTGAAGATCATCAGCGACAGTAGCACCGGAAACACCAACGTACGGTCCGGTTCGTTCGATCAGTGCATGCGAAACCATCTGTCCGGCGGAGGAGGAGAGCTGGTGACGACGAAAATCATTACGGACAGCTCGACGATCACGATCCCGATACCGACGCTCAACATAGTGACGGCATCGACGATCCCGAAGTACAAGACGATGCCATCACCGACGCGCTCGAACGCGATCTTGACCGCCACGACCAACTGTCTGAACGAGATCTTCGAGGAGGGCACGGACGTGGGCAGTTCGGACAGTACCAGCACCACACCACGGCCCGTCATCCGTAGCCAGTACGTGGGGGGCCGTGCACCGGGTCAGATGCAGTCGACCAACGGAACGACCGCGGTCGTTGTTGGGAgcaccggtgctggtggtgctggttccggtggcggtaaTGGGGCCGGACACAACGTCCACCGGCGCAGTAGGTTCAACAAATCGCGCACCGCTTCGTGCAGCAGTTCGGATGCGTCGGACGATGATTCGGAGAATCGGAAAAAGCGGGCACACAAGATCGTGGACGGTGGCAGCATTAAGCCGTTGACGCAGCGACGCGATTCGCACGATGATTCGAGTGACTCGCAGGACCCGGGCAGTAatgtggccggtgccggtggtggcaggcAGCTCAAGAATGGTATGAACGGTGCGAACACTGCTGCCAGCAGTGGTAGTGGAgggaccggcggtggcggcagtagTACCAGTGGCCAACAGGGTGCTGGCGGAGGAGGGGCTCAGTCGTCGGATGGATCTTCgtcgtccggtggtggtggtggtggtggcagtcGACAGAAGGCGTCCCAGTCGCAGGTAGACTTTCGCCGGCATCGGGGCCGCAGGAGGCCGGTGGAAACGCGGTTGCGCGAATCGCAGTCGCTGAATCGCATCACCGAGGTGCAAGAGTCGGAAGTGggccacggtggcggccagctggccagctgTAGCACGGGCGTTGCCACcacaccggcggtggtggctctCGGTGCGGCACACGGCGTGGACGCAACGGTCAATGGAGTTGATGGATCCTGTGATAGAATGGCGGAAGACGACCGGGAACCGAGGCGACAAGACCGGGGGGCTAGCGCTTCTATCGCTAGTGAACCTGCGAGCAGCATCCGAGCGACTGTGGGCGCGGCGAAGAGTCCAGCCCAAGCGAAGCAACATGCgccatcgaaaccgaaaggattcAGTGCGAGAATATTCCATACGTTCAAGAaacatccggcggcggccgcggcagtgCCGGCAGTGACGACGGCGCAGGTCCTCAATGATCCGCCATCGACGGCATCCGGAGACGACATTGAGATCGTGGTGGAGCTGGCTAAAGCCCTGAACAAcgcggccgacggtggtggaaCGGGCAAGgccgctggcggcggtggtggcaacaCAAAGAAGATCAAAATTCTTGGCCGTTACTTTCAG GTGCATAAGAAAATTTACGTTCCCCTGTCCGGTCTGTTCCAGCGCGGCCGGCTCTACAAGGCCCAGTCGTGCGGCTCGATCGTGCGTGATCGCGTCAACGTGAACCCGAACGGGGGCGGGTCGGGCACCACTGGCCGCCATTCGACGATCTTTAGTGAGAAGAATAGAATCATTAAAAACTGCCTCGGTagcggtggcgctggtggcggcggtggtgttggtggttcgCGGCATCTCGGTAGCGATGGCGACATAAACCACAACAATGGGGcaagccaccaccatcaccatagCAGCAGCTTTCTGGCCACCCTCTCCAGCTCGGAGGCCActggcggaggtggtggcgatggtttcgGGAGCGGTCCATCGCCGATCGAGCACCTCGTCGCGAAGGGGGGTCCgtccacgatcgatcgcacgtCCGGTGCCGCTGCCTCGGCGGTGACCGTGTCCACCGTCACAGCAGTTCCTATTAAAACGGCATAG